In the Candidatus Zixiibacteriota bacterium genome, AACTAAATCGTCCGACACGATGGTCGGACGTTAGGAGTTGTAGCAGAAGGATCAATACCTTCCAGTGAGATCTGTAGGGGCACGTTGCAACGTGCCCCTACGGCTTTTGTCTCTCAACAGGCTGGCACTGGCCCGCCTTTGAAAAGATAATTTATCAAATAGATTACATCGCCAACGTTTACCTGCCCATCGCCGTTTACATCCGAGCCCTGAACCGGGACAGGAGCGGGTCCTCCCTTGAACAGGTAATTGACCAGATATATAGCGTCAGTTACATTAACATTTTGATCTACATTGGCATCGCCGCACAGGAAGCTCGGCTGATTTTTTAGATTCTTTATTATGGAAACGTTGCGGTTTCCTCTGTTTACCACGACTAGGTCAACATCTAAATCCTTATCTAAATCTGCACAGAGAATAGAGGCAGGAGAAACTCCGGTAGCATAGTTGACTCCAGGTTGAAAAGTCCCATTTCCATTGTTCTTTAATATTGAGAGATTATAATTCCAGTAATTCGCTACAGCTAAGTCCAGGTCTGAATCTCCATCTAAGTCATCACAGTGAACAGAATAGGGACCATTTCCTGAAGGATAGTCAGCCTTAGGCTGAAATGTGCCATCCCCATTGTTCTTCAAAATGGAAACGTTGTTGCCAATCTCATTGGCTGTGGCTATATCCAGATCTGAATCCCCGTCCAAATCTGCACAGAAAACAGAATGGGTACCCTCTCCGGCGGCATAGTCAACTTTAGGCTGAAAAGCTCCATCTCCGTTGTTCTTAAAAATGGAGACACTACTGCTCAAATAATTAGCCACAGCTATGTCCAGATCTAAATCGCCATCCAGGTCCGCACAGAAAACAGATTGAGGTCCGTCTCCTGCCGGATAGTTGACTGGAGGTTGAAAGGTTCCATTCCCGTTGTTCTTTAAAATGGAAATATTGTTGCTCGAATAATTGGCTACGGCTAAGTCAAAATCTAAATCTCCATCTAAATCTGCACAGAAAACAGACTGAGGTCCATCGCCTGCGGGATAGTCAACTTTGGCTTGAAAGGTACCGTCGCCGTTATTCTTCAAGATGGAGACATTGTCGCTTGCCTCATTGGTCACGGCTAAGTCTAAATCATGATCTCCATCTAAATCCGCACTGAAAACAGAAGTAGGATAACTTCCTGCAGGATAGCTTACCTGAGTCTGAAATGTTCCTAATCCTTTATTCTTCAATATAGAGACATTATCGCTCCAGTAGTTGGCCACAGCTAAGTCCGGATAGGAGTTTCCATCCAAATTTGCACAGAAAGCGGAAACCGGAGCATCTTCTGCATAATACTCTGTTTTATCGCCGAAGGAGGGGGTGTAGTTCACCAGTTGAGCATAATTCCCAATTTCGCAATTGAAGTATAAGATGTTAAAAAAACCGGCTTCTCCCCAATAGGGGCCCCAACTGTTCTTGACTATCCATCCACCCTGGCCGCCGCAGAAAGAATCATCCCAGCCTACGATGAGAACGATGTGCCCTGCTTCTAAGACACCAGAGGCGTGAACATAACAACCACCAGAATACGAGAAGAAATCCGTATATACTCCCATATAGACTGCCACTGGTCCAGTTGCCAGAGCATTCTTGATGGCATTTGTATTGTAAGGGATGTTTTGCCAGCTCTGAAGGTTGACTATGGGTTGCCAGAGATTTTGAGTGCAGGGAACCTGGTCATCTGCTTGATAGGGCATATTCCCTTCCGCAATTGCTCCGTAGTCTCTGAAAAGCGCATAGACGTCTCCGGGCCAGCCTCCGGCACAACTGCTGCCTCCGGTATTACAGGAAAGACCCTGTTGTTCAGAAAGGTCCAGCTCAGTTCCAGCATTATAGATTTTCACCATAGACTCCAGAGCCCCAGTCGCACCGAAATCCCAGCAACTGCCACAATCTCCCTGATCCTTGACTGAGGTAACCCCGTTATGTTCTCTCCAGTCCCATCTGGTCTGCTGGCCAAACCCGGTAAGCGGAGGTGGAGGAACCGTTTTTAATCGTTCAAATCTTTCCTTGACCTCAGGAGGAATAATCGCCCCGCAGAGTTTTCTCTGTTCTTCTGGAGTTAAAACGGAAACAGACGTCTTGTCGGCAGTCCAGTGAAGCCCTTTTTCAGCGATAGCTTTTTGGATCTGTTCTAAGGTTAGTTTGCCATTATCAGCTAAACAGACGCCTGAAAGATAAAAGCTGAGCAAAAACAAAATCGCAAAACCAATAAACTTTTTGGACATCTTTACCTCCTTTTTTTGGATAATAGGATGGTAGCAAATTCTATATTTTGTCTAAAAATCGTCCAGTAATACAATAGCTCAAAAATCGATAAAGTCAAGGTATATTATCAAAAAAGACTGGGTTTATCCTTTTCTTTGCCAGCAGGGACGTGGGTTTGAAATTTCAACCCTTTATAACCTGGTTCAAAGTAATGCAGAATTATTTTGTCTAATTTAATTGCAATAACGACGGAAATAAATGAGACTGGTACATTATTTCACAATTTCAGCAGGATGATGCAGAAGGTCTCTGCAAATGCCTTTAATAGCATCCCCCTACGGGGGATGGCACCCATATTATGTGGATCATAGGGGTTCAAAATTTTGAATCCCCTACTACTGCAAAAAGGCTTGACTACTTATCGCAATCAGCATAGATTATTTCCTTCAGGCAAGAAAGATGGACACTTAATAGACAGATATGAGCTCAGAGGTTCTTATAAAGGCGGAGGGGCTGACCAAAAAATTTGACGATTTTCTGGCAGTGGATAATATCAACTTCCAGGTTCTCAAAGGGGAATGTTTCGGTTTTCTGGGACCCAACGGAGCTGGTAAGACCACCACTATGAGAATGGTTCAATGTGTTCTGCCCCTGACCGGAGGAAGTCTACGGGTTTCGGAGATGGACGTCACCATAGAAGGAAGAGAGATAAAGAAGATGATCGGGGTGGCCCAGCAGGAAGATAATCTCGATCCGGACTTCACGGTTCTGCACAATCTGGTAGTCTATGCCCGCTATTTTGATATTCCCAAAAAAGAGGCAACACGAAGAGGTGAGGAGCTTCTCAGATTCGTTCAGCTGGATGAAAAGAAAGAGGTGATAATCGATGAGCTTTCCTCCGGGATGAAAAGAAGACTGATCTTAGCCCGGGCATTGATAAACGAGCCGAAGATACTGATCCTGGATGAGCCGACTACCGGACTCGATCCCCAAGCAAGACATCTGATCTGGGATAAGATCAGAAACTTAAAAAAAGAAGGAGTTACCATTGTCCTGACCACGCATTATATGGAGGAAGCTGCCCAGCTCTGCGACCGGACAGTGATTATGGACTTAGGCAAGATAATCGAGGAGGGAAAGCCCCTTGAGCTCATCAAAAAGCATGTGGGTGAAGAGGTCTTGGAAGTTGCCTATGATGAGGAGGTTTTAAAATTCCTCCAGACAACATTCCCTGATGCCAGGCTTGAAGTTTCGGGAGACCGGATTCAGGTCTTTACCAACCAGGCCAGAGGGGTCTTCAGCCAGATTCTGAGCAAATACAGCTTCAAAGCGGCAATGATAAGAGATGCAAATTTAGAGGATGTGTTCCTGAAACTAACTGGCAGGCGGCTGAAAGAATGAAGGATAATTCGAAGACGACATATTTTGAAATTCCTCAGATAAGTTATCGTGCCTGGAAAGTCTGGAGAAGAGACCTGGAGGTCTTTATGAAGACCTATAAGGTCAATTTCTTTCCGCCCCTGGTCGAGCCGATTTTCTACTTAGTTGGATTAGGCTTTGGATTGGGCGGTTTTGTCCAGCCGCAAGAGGGTTTGCGTTACGTCGCCTTTATAGCTCCAGCTCTGGTAGCGATCTCAATGATGTTCTCCTCGTTTTTCGAATGTACTTATGCATCCTTTGTCAGAATGTATTATCAGAAAACCTTTGGCGCGATAATTGCCACGCCGGTGAGCTTGGAAGAAGTCATAGCCGGAGAGCTTCTCTGGGGCGCTACCAAGAGCCTGATAAACTCAACCATAGTCTTAGGCGTAGTATTTGCCTTTGGACTGGTTTCCAGCCCATTGTTCTTACTCATTCCACCTTTGGCGTTCTTAGTAGGGCTTTTGTTCTCGGCAATGGCAATGTGTTTCACTGCCATTACTCCCAACATAGATTCGTTCAACTATCCGTCATTTCTATTCATTACCCCGATGTTCATTTTAAGCGGCACCTTTTTCTCCTCCCATAATCTACCAGGCACAGTTCAAACTATCTCTAAAATATTCTTGCCTTTATACCACGCAGTAGAACTTACCCGCGGGCTGGCTATTGGCAGAATAAGCCCGTCCCTCCTGTTCAATTTAGCCTGGATACTGGTGGCTACACCGTTTTTCTTGGTTCTTTCTATTAATTTGATGAAAAGAAGGCTAATAAGGTAAATAAGAATAAATGACGAATGTCGAATAAAGAATAAAAAGAGAAAAAACGTGAGCGTGCAAAATGTAGGGGCGAGGAAACCTCGCCCATCGGTCTCTCGGTCATGGTCATTGCGAGGAGTTCATCTGGCCGACGAAGCAATCCGTCTTCTGCAAGGTGTGCAGATTGCTTCGCCCAACTGGGCTCGCAATGACAGAAGCCGTAGGGGCAGACCCCCGTGTCTGCCCGAAGTTTTTCATATCTAGCATTAAAATCGTTTGACCACGAGACATTTAAGTTGCTGGTCCCTCTTATCAAGCTCCATATTTAACTCATCAGGAAAAGGTTTTTTCCCTAAGATTTTATCATTTTGATCCTTAACAGCAAAAGGAGACCCTACAACATCATATATCCAGGAACCGGCAAAAAGACCTAATCCGAGTGCTAGGACCACTTCTCCACCACCGCTACTTTCACCTCCAGTGTCACCCCGTAAGCTTCCTAGCGCACCGAGAAAAGTCAATCCGGCTCCGATGATTTCTGCACCGAATAGCCCAATAGCGGTTTTTGTCTTACCCACATAAAAATGCCCTGCTCCGTGCACGATAGATCCTGGCACCAGTGCGATCACCAAGGCCGTAGTTGGTGATTTTAATTTCGCCGGCTTAGACTCGTTAGTCTTTTCGTAACTCGTGTCAACTGCTATAGGTTCTTGGGCATACAAATAATTCAAGGAATTACTTCTTACAGCAAAATCCATAGAGTGCGCTATATTTGTAGGTGAATAATAGAGACTCAGATTATTCTCTGCCTGAACATTATTTGACAGCACAAAAAAAATAATCAAAATCGCTGAAATAAAAATTATTTTCCTCATTTTAGAACAGTAGCTCATTGCTCAAAAGGTTCCTTCCCTAAAATTTTATCATTTTGGTTCTTGACGACAGAAGGAGATACTGCAACATCATAAATCCAGGAGCCAGTAAAAAGACCTAAACCTAAAAACAAAACCACCGGCCCTGCAAGGCTGCCATCACCGCCTGTGTCACCCTGCACGCTCCATCCTGCAGCACCGAAAAAGGCCATCCCCGCTCCAATTATTTCTGCACCGAAAAGTACAAACGCTGTTTTTGTCTTACCCGCATAAAAATGCCCTGCTCCGTGCACCACGGAACCAGGCACCAGGGCGATTACCAGAGCCTTAGTTGGTGATTTTAGTTTCGCCGGCTTACGCTCGACAACTTTTTTGTTAATCGTATCACTTGCTATAGTTTCTTGGACATATGAATAATACAAGGAATTACTTCTCACTGCCAGATCCATAGAGTGAGTTATATTCGTGGGCGAATAAGAAATAACTGACTTGTTCCCTGCATGCACAGCGTTTGGCATAATAATGATGGTCAGTATTGTTAAACTTAAAATCAATTTTCTCATATTAGAACAGTAGTTCATTACTCAAAAGGTTCTTTCCCTAAAATGTTATCATTTCTGTTCTTGACGACAAATGGAGATTCTGATTCTTCACTTGGCAGCCCTTTTCTCTGAAATCTTCTCATTCTCTTTTGCGATTGTCAAGGGAGCAACTATAATATCATAAAGCCAGGAACCGAAGAAAAGAGTCGTGCCTATAAATGAGTCCTGCCTCTCTTGTTCAGGACTTCCAGTGTCGCTTAACCCCTGCCCAATTGCTCTAACGAAGAACACTAAGCTCACCATTTCGATCCCTAAAAGAGCTGCCCCCGTGACTGGTCTTCTCGCATAAAAATGGCCTGCTCCATGCACGATGGATCCTGGCAGTATAGCTATTACCATCGCTGTATTTGGATTCTTCAATCTGAGCGTGTCAGGTCGTACATATCCTTTACTAGCAGAATCAATCTGGCTTGATGTCAGCGTGTACAAATAACTCATAGAATTACTTCTCACTGCCACATCCATAGCCTGAGTTATATTCGTCGGAGAATAAGATACAGTCGGATTATTCCCTGCCTGAGTAATATTTGACAGGACAAAAAGAATAATCAAAACTGCTGAGACTAAAGTTAGTTTTCTCATGTTGAAACCAAAGGCAAACCCTTCAGTTAATGCCCGATTGTTACTTGGCTATTTATAGAATAATAAAGGAGTAGGAAAAATCAAGGTAAATCTTTGGTGGATCGCACCGGCAATTCTACTTTTTGCTTAAGGGAAAATGAAAATTTACGCCGAGGGAATATCTGGTCTTTTCCCTTTCTAACAGATGCTCAGTGGCAAGCCATCTTTCGACTTCAAATAAAGTTGAAATACTCTTGGTCAAATTTATCTCAGTGCCAAAGGTAAAAGCGGAGGTGAACCCGGATTCCGAGTCGCGCAAGGATAGGACATAGAAACTTGAAACCAGCCTGTACTGGCCATACAAAGTGAAGTATTTATTTATGTCCCTGCTTACTATCACGGAAAGACCGCTCGGGTAAAAAAGCCAGAATTCAGCAGTAAGAGCAAAATCAATATACCTGTTTTTGTATGCCTGAATCTTCAACTCCTCTAACTGAAACCACAAAGCGTGTTCCCCATCCTTATCGATTACGTCAGTTAAGAGTTTCAATCTCGCTTCTAAACCCATTCTATTCCTGGTAGCGGCTCTGCCTATGCTTGGAGCTAAGATCACGAAATAATGGTCCTCCCACTGATTAATCGAACGGCGGAAGTACTCGTACCTGTATACTCCAGTGGTAAATCCAAAACCATCCGTGGTCTTGGCGGTCTGCAAAGAGGAAAAACAGCTTAAGGAGGTTATAATTAAAATTGAAAAGAAAATATAGATTAGAGTTTTGATAAGATTCAGTTTCATTTTCTTAGAACTACGCCTTGTTGGTATGGAGACCAACAGAGAGCTTAACAATATGTCATGTGGGCGAGGAAACCTCGCCCCTACGATTTTTTTCCCCACAACAAAAAGGTTGGTCCGACCTTTTGATTTTTCAATTCCAATTTATCTTCAAAATTTCTTAAAAGCTCTTCGGCTTCTTTTCTCAATTTAAACGATTTGATCTTTTTAATCAAGTTCTTTTCTTCTTTTAAGCGGGCGGCATGAATTTTATCTCTCAATTTTTCAGGAAATGGAAAAGAGTCAAAATTTATCACCTTAGATTTAATCTTTTTTAATCCTGCTTTTCTTAAGAAATTTTTATATATCTCTGGGTTTTTCAATCCGAGGAAACTTATCCCCTTGTCCCGGTAACTTAATTGGATTAACCGGTGATAGACATAGGCAGATGAATTTTCCCCTATATCATAATAAAAGGTCATGGCAATTAAAGGAGCTCCGGGTTTTAATACCCTGACCATCTCCTTGAATGGTTTTAAGAAATCCTTACTCTTTGAACGAAGTCCATGCAGGGTATAATGAGAGATAAGGGCATCAAAATGGTTATCCGGAAAGGGGATTTTCCAAAGGTCTGCTATTTGAGGATAAAAATTCCTTCTTTTGATTTTAGAACCGATATTCTTTATCATCTGAGGGGTAGAGTCGATGGTATAAAGTATCTGATCTGATTTGAGAAGATCCTTCACAAGGGTCTGGGTGAATCTTCCCTGTCCGGTTCCATATTCTAAGATTAATCTCCCTTTTAAGAGATTTAACTTTTTGACTTCTGAGATTTCTTTACTTAATCTACGCTGGATGATTTTATGATATTGTTGAGCTTCTTTTTGGGTCAAAGAAAATTGTTGTTTTAAATTTTGGATTTCCTTAAGAGTAGAATTCATCGAATTTTGTGGTTGTGGTAGAGACGCATTGAATACGTCTCTACGGTTTTGTAGGGGCACGGCGCGCCGTGCCCCTACTACTGACTCCAATCGGACAGAACACTGTTCTGTCCCTACATTTCTCTTTCGCTCAGCGGCAAAGAGCGTTCATCCCTGCTTCTACAAGTGTTTTGCCAGGAATTTCTCCATAGCCTCGTAAAAGTCGAACCTGTTCTCCTCGTTGGCAAAGCCGTGACCTTCGTTATCTTTCACCATGTACTCGACTTCGATCCCCCTTTTTTTCAGGGCGTCTACTATTTGATTTGATTCATTTATGTTGACGCGGGGATCTCTGGCGCCCTGGGCAACCAGAAGAGGTACTTTGATTCGTTCCACATGAAAGACGGGTGAAACAGATACAAACAGCAGGCTATCTTTTGAGGGATCGCCAACCATCTCATGGAACATATCGAGGAAAGGTTTCCAGTAAGGCGGAATCGATTTCATAAAGGTGAACATATTGGAAACTCCCACGTAATCCACTCCGCAGGTATATAAATCCGGCGTAAAGGTGACTCCGGCAAGGGTGGCATACCCTCCATAACTGGCGCCGTAAATGGCTATGCGCTTTGGGTCTGCAATCCCCTGCTCGATAATCCACTTGACACCATCCGTTATGTCATCCTGCATCTTTTGACCCCACTGCTTGAAGGAGGCTTCCCAGAATTTCTTCCCGTATCCGGTTGAGCCCCGGAAGTTCATCTGCAGTACCGCATATCCTCTGTTAGCCAGAAACTGGATTTCCGGGTTAAAGCCCCAGACATCCCTGTACCAGGGACCACCATGGGGATTTATAACTACTGGAAGGTTTTTCGGGGCTTTCCCTTTCGGGAGTGTCAGGTAACCATTAATCGTCAGGCCATCTCTGGACTGGTAAGTGATCGGCTTCATCTCAGCCAAATCATTTTCGTTGAGCCAGGGATTTCTATCTGCCAGCTTGGTCAATTTGCCAGATTTTTTCTCGTAAAGATAATATGAACCCAGGGTACGATCGCTCATTGTCCTGACGATGAAGACGTTTTCATTTTTATTGTTAAAAGTGACAAACACCTCGTAACCAGGGAGTTGTTTTTCCAATTTCTTATAAAGATCCTCGGTCTCTTTATCCAGGAATTTTCTTTGAGTTTTCCAGGTGACATAAGTAATCACGGTCGGCACCTTTCGCAGCCTGGAATAGGCCATCCCAGCCACGTCCACCTCAGGGTTCTCATAGATCAGCTCCAGCTCTTTTGCAGTTGCCAGGTCG is a window encoding:
- a CDS encoding ABC transporter permease translates to MKDNSKTTYFEIPQISYRAWKVWRRDLEVFMKTYKVNFFPPLVEPIFYLVGLGFGLGGFVQPQEGLRYVAFIAPALVAISMMFSSFFECTYASFVRMYYQKTFGAIIATPVSLEEVIAGELLWGATKSLINSTIVLGVVFAFGLVSSPLFLLIPPLAFLVGLLFSAMAMCFTAITPNIDSFNYPSFLFITPMFILSGTFFSSHNLPGTVQTISKIFLPLYHAVELTRGLAIGRISPSLLFNLAWILVATPFFLVLSINLMKRRLIR
- a CDS encoding ATP-binding cassette domain-containing protein is translated as MSSEVLIKAEGLTKKFDDFLAVDNINFQVLKGECFGFLGPNGAGKTTTMRMVQCVLPLTGGSLRVSEMDVTIEGREIKKMIGVAQQEDNLDPDFTVLHNLVVYARYFDIPKKEATRRGEELLRFVQLDEKKEVIIDELSSGMKRRLILARALINEPKILILDEPTTGLDPQARHLIWDKIRNLKKEGVTIVLTTHYMEEAAQLCDRTVIMDLGKIIEEGKPLELIKKHVGEEVLEVAYDEEVLKFLQTTFPDARLEVSGDRIQVFTNQARGVFSQILSKYSFKAAMIRDANLEDVFLKLTGRRLKE
- a CDS encoding S9 family peptidase; the protein is MRKIIRIYVLSCLTLLFLAASIGFAQQVKQIPLRDFFKNPEKAYFQISPDGNYISFTQPYENRMNIFVQARGSNQAKRVTEVTDRDIAEYFWKGNDRLIYSKDFGGDENFHLFAVDREGGNVKDLTPFDSTRVMLIDDLKDDPTDVIIGMNKRKREIFDAYRLNTVTGNLTLIAENPGNITGWVTDHTGGIRVATTTDGVNTSLLYRENEKDTFKVILTTNFKESFSPQFFTFDNKNLYAASNLGRDKVAIVKFDLATAKELELIYENPEVDVAGMAYSRLRKVPTVITYVTWKTQRKFLDKETEDLYKKLEKQLPGYEVFVTFNNKNENVFIVRTMSDRTLGSYYLYEKKSGKLTKLADRNPWLNENDLAEMKPITYQSRDGLTINGYLTLPKGKAPKNLPVVINPHGGPWYRDVWGFNPEIQFLANRGYAVLQMNFRGSTGYGKKFWEASFKQWGQKMQDDITDGVKWIIEQGIADPKRIAIYGASYGGYATLAGVTFTPDLYTCGVDYVGVSNMFTFMKSIPPYWKPFLDMFHEMVGDPSKDSLLFVSVSPVFHVERIKVPLLVAQGARDPRVNINESNQIVDALKKRGIEVEYMVKDNEGHGFANEENRFDFYEAMEKFLAKHL
- a CDS encoding FG-GAP-like repeat-containing protein, whose product is MSKKFIGFAILFLLSFYLSGVCLADNGKLTLEQIQKAIAEKGLHWTADKTSVSVLTPEEQRKLCGAIIPPEVKERFERLKTVPPPPLTGFGQQTRWDWREHNGVTSVKDQGDCGSCWDFGATGALESMVKIYNAGTELDLSEQQGLSCNTGGSSCAGGWPGDVYALFRDYGAIAEGNMPYQADDQVPCTQNLWQPIVNLQSWQNIPYNTNAIKNALATGPVAVYMGVYTDFFSYSGGCYVHASGVLEAGHIVLIVGWDDSFCGGQGGWIVKNSWGPYWGEAGFFNILYFNCEIGNYAQLVNYTPSFGDKTEYYAEDAPVSAFCANLDGNSYPDLAVANYWSDNVSILKNKGLGTFQTQVSYPAGSYPTSVFSADLDGDHDLDLAVTNEASDNVSILKNNGDGTFQAKVDYPAGDGPQSVFCADLDGDLDFDLAVANYSSNNISILKNNGNGTFQPPVNYPAGDGPQSVFCADLDGDLDLDIAVANYLSSSVSIFKNNGDGAFQPKVDYAAGEGTHSVFCADLDGDSDLDIATANEIGNNVSILKNNGDGTFQPKADYPSGNGPYSVHCDDLDGDSDLDLAVANYWNYNLSILKNNGNGTFQPGVNYATGVSPASILCADLDKDLDVDLVVVNRGNRNVSIIKNLKNQPSFLCGDANVDQNVNVTDAIYLVNYLFKGGPAPVPVQGSDVNGDGQVNVGDVIYLINYLFKGGPVPAC
- a CDS encoding class I SAM-dependent methyltransferase encodes the protein MTQKEAQQYHKIIQRRLSKEISEVKKLNLLKGRLILEYGTGQGRFTQTLVKDLLKSDQILYTIDSTPQMIKNIGSKIKRRNFYPQIADLWKIPFPDNHFDALISHYTLHGLRSKSKDFLKPFKEMVRVLKPGAPLIAMTFYYDIGENSSAYVYHRLIQLSYRDKGISFLGLKNPEIYKNFLRKAGLKKIKSKVINFDSFPFPEKLRDKIHAARLKEEKNLIKKIKSFKLRKEAEELLRNFEDKLELKNQKVGPTFLLWGKKS